CGCGAGTACATTGAAAGAATGTGCACCTCGCAAACGCCGTGCTTTGTGGTCTCCACCGACCTGCCGGTGATGGACGAACTCAAAACGGCCGCCGAAAAGGCCCACATCCCAATCCTGGGGACCCCGCTAACGTCCTCGCGAATTTTGGGGAACATGACTTCCTATTTGGTCGGTCGACTGGCCCCACGTGAATCCTTACACGGGGTCTTGGTCGACATTAGCGGGGTGGGGGTGTTAATCACCGGTGACTCCGGAGTCGGCAAGTCCGAAACGGCATTGGAATTAGTGCGTCGGGGCCACCGGCTGGTCGCCGATGACCGGGTTGAAGTATACGCCCGCGATGAACAGACCCTGGTTGGGGCGGCGCCGGCGATCCTCCAGCACCTGATGGAAATTCGGGGGATTGGGATCATCGACGTTATGACCTTGTACGGATCGGGGGCCGTCTTGCCGCAGGACACGATCGACTTCATTGTCCACCTAGAAATCTGGACGCCCGATTCCCAGTTTGACCGCTTAGGCGATCAGGGCGATACTCAGTTCATCCAAGACGTGGCCATTCCGAAGGTGTCAGTACCGGTGAAGACCGGGCGCAACCTCGCCATCATTATCGAATCGGCGGCAATGAACTTCCGTGCCCAGACGATGGGGTACGATGCCACTAAGACCTTTGACGAAAACCTTAACCGCCTGATCCAGCAAAACTCAGAACGTGACCGAAAGGAAGCGGAGAATGACTAAGATTGTGCTGAGGGCCCTAAATCCAATTGCCCTCCAGTTTGGCCCTTTTACCGTCCACTGGTACGGGGTGATAATTGCCAGCGGGGTGGTGTTGGCCCTGTGGCTATCAATTAGGGAGGGGGCCCGCCTGGGGTTAAACGAAGACGTCTTTTATGACTACTTATTGTGCGCCCTGCCGGTTGCCATTATTTGTGCCCGGACCTATTACGTGACCTTTGAGTGGCAGTATTATTCCGCCCACCCGAGTGAGATTATCGCTATTTGGGACGGGGGAATTGCCATCTACGGGGCCATCATCGGGGGCTTTTTGACGATGGCGATCTTTTGCCATTACCGTCACGTTAACATGTGGACCCTATTAGACGTGGTTGCCCCGACCGTAATCATGGCCCAGGGGATTGGGCGGTGGGGTAACTTCATGAACCAAGAGGCCTTCGGGGTGATTACCACGCGGGCTGCCTTGGTCGCCCAACACCTTCCCAACTGGATCATCCAACAAATGTACATTGGTGGCCACTACCGGGTCCCCACCTTTTTATACGAGTCGTTGGGTGACCTAGTGGGCTTCGCCTTGTTAATGTTACTTCGCCACCGCCACCACCTTTTTAAACGGGGGGAGGTCTTCTTAGCCTACGTATCCTGGTACGCGTGCGTCCGGATGGTGGTTGAGGGGATGCGGACCGATAGTTTGATGCTCGGGGGCCTCCGGGTTTCCCAGTGGCTATCGGTAATTTTCTTAGTTGTAGCTGTTTGCACCTTTATCTACCGTCGGCGCCACCAAGCCGACTTGCCTTGGTACACGAGTTTATTCGTACCAGAAGGGAGTCAGAAATCATGAAAAAAGTAGCCGTCCTCGGGGCCGGATCCTGGGGGAGCGTTTTGGCCAACCTCCTCGTCGAAAATGGGCACCAAGTAATGCTGTGGTCCCGCAACCAAGCCCAAGTTGACCAGTTAAACCAAGAACACAAGAACCCACACTACATGAAGGATTTTACCTACAACGAAGGGTTAGTAGCCACTAGCGACATGCAAGCGGCCGTGAGTGGGGCAGCGGTCATCTTGATGGTGATCCCCACCAAGGGGGTTCGTCAGGTTGCCGGTCAATTGGCTGAACTACTAAACGGCGTCACGCCGGCACCATTGTTAGTTCACGCCACTAAGGGCTTAGAACAAAATACCTACAAGCGGGTTTCGGAAATGCTAGCCGAAGAAATCCCGGCGGCTTCTCGCCGCGGGATCGTGGTCTTGTCCGGGCCGAGTCACGCCGAAGACGTTGCCATCAAGGACGTGACGGCGGTTACCGCAGCCTGTGGTGACTTAGCGTGCGCAAAAGAGATCCAAGAACTCTTTTCAAACCACTACTTCCGGGTTTACACTAATGACGACGTAATTGGCGCCGAGTTCGGGGCCGCCTTAAAGAACATCATCGCCCTGGGATCCGGGGCCTTAAGCGGGTTAGGTTACCACGATAACGCCCGGGCCGCTTTGATTACCCGGGGCTTAGCGGAAATCCGTCGGCTCGGGGTGGCCTTTGGCGCTGACCCGATGACCTTTATTGGCCTCTCTGGGGTTGGGGACCTAGTGGTGACCGCCACTTCCAAGAACTCGCGGAACTGGCGGGCCGGCTACCAACTCGGTCAGGGCCAGAAACTCGCCGACGTGGTGGAAAACATGGGGATGGTCATCGAAGGGGTAGCGACTACCAAAGCTGCTTACGAGTTGGCCCAAAAGCGTCACGTTCAGATGCCAATTACCGCCGCTTTGTACCGGGTCCTCTATGAAGACGAAGACATTAAGTCCGCCATTGACGGCTTGATGGAACGGGAAGTTACTTCGGAAAAAGAATAAATTTGTGGTAAAATGAGAGCGGCTCCATATTGAGAATTTAACATGGAAGGATTTAAGTTAGTATGAAACAAGTAAGAAAAGCAATTATTCCGGCAGCCGGCTTAGGGACGCGCTTTTTGCCAGCCACCAAGGCCTTAGCAAAGGAAATGTTACCAATCGTCGACAAGCCAACCATTCAATTCATCGTTGAAGAAGCCCGTAAGTCCGGGATTGAAGACATCGTGGTGGTTGATGGGAAGAACAAGCGCTCCATCGAAGACCACTTCGACTCTAACCCAGAACTGGAAGATAACCTGCGCGATAAGCACAAGGATGAGATGCTCAAGCTGGTTCAAGAAACCACTGACATTAACATCTACTTCATCCGCCAATCCCACCCACGTGGTTTGGGGGACGCCGTGTTGACCGCCCGTGACTTCATTGGCGACGAACCGTTCGTGGTAATGCTTGGTGACGACTTGAACAACATTAACGGCGATGCCGAACCGTTGACCAAGGAATTAATCAACTCTTACGAAGAAACCGGTGCATCAACCTTAGCAGTTATGCGGGTGCCGCACGAAGACACCGCCAAGTACGGGGTCATCAACCCAAGCAAGGAAGTAATGCCGGGTCTTTACAACGTTACCTCCTTCGTGGAAAAGCCGGAACCAAAGGATGCGCCAAGTGACTTGGCCATCATCGGCCGCTACGTCTTCACGCCAGAAATTTTTGATGTACTGGCCAAGACCAAGCCGGGTAAGGGTAACGAAATTCAACTGACTGATGCCATCAACACCTTAAACAAGACGCAACGGGTCTTTGCACACGAATACAAGGGTCACCGTTACGACGTCGGCAACAAGTTTGGCTGGATTGAAACTAACATTGAATACGGCCTCAAGCACCCGGAAACCAAGGATGAACTCCGTGAGTACATCAAGGATTTGGGCGTTAAGTTCGCCGCTGAAGACAAGAAGAAGCCAGCAAAATAAACGATCATGAGGAAGTGGAGCCAAGTTTGGTTCGCACTTCCTTTTTTGGTGCACCAATTTCAACCACAGGCCTAGTGACTAAGTACGGGCAAAGAACAGTGCGTGGGTACTAACTGAGGCCCTAGCTTAGCCCACGGCCTGTCGAGGAAGGTTGGTTCACACTTCTCTTTTATTTTCCATCAAGGGTTGACATTAGATTAAAAAGCAATTAATATCTAACCAACAAATGATAAAATAATTAAGAGCAAATGTGATGATGAGTAAAGCGGTACGCCACTACGCCAGAGATTTCCCGGTGGCTGGAAGGGAAAAGGGCCCCGCTTGAAGATGGTCACCACCAGCCCCAGGGTGAGGGAACAAGCCTTGGGCGGTGCGGCGCCGTTACCGGCCGGTAGGTCATTGACCCATTGAGGTGCTCCCTGTGAGGGGGGCGTGAAAAAAGGTGGTACCACGGGATCGTCAGCCCGTCCTTTGCGTCGAAAACGACGGAAGGGGCGGGCTTTTAATTTTAGGAGGTGTTCAAATGAGGGTGGCAATTGATCAATTAGACGTGGCGTTGGCAAGGCCAGACCAAAACTTTGCTCAGGTAGCAGCTGACGTTAAAGAGGCGGCTAAGGCGGGAGCGGACGTAATCGTGATTCCGGAAATGTGGAATACCGGTTACGCCCTTGACCAACTGGGGGACTTAGCCGACCTTGATGGTCAACGCACTAAGCAGACCCTAGCAAGGTTAGCCAGGGACAATCAAATTAACATCGTTGGCGGTTCGGTGGCGATTAAGCGGGGGAAACGGTTCTACAACACGACCTACGTTTATGATCGAACCGGTCAATTGGTTGGCGATTACGACAAGGTGCACTTGTTCGGCCTGATGAACGAAGGAGAATTCATTTCAGCCGGCCACGCCCCGAACCGCTTTGCATTAGACGGGGTGAAGGCCGCCAGCGCGATCTGCTACGACCTCCGCTTCCCCGAGTGGCTACGGACGATTTCTAAGGGTGGGAGTCAAATCCTCTTTTTACCGGCGCAGTGGCCTGTTCAGCGGATTGATCAGTGGCGAATCCTGCTCCAGGCCCGGGCGATTGAAAACCAGTGCTTTGTCGTGGCGGTTAACCGGGTTGGTGATGACGCCGCCAATCACTTTGGTGGGAATTCAATGGTGATAGATCCGGTAGGGAAGGTTTTATTTGAAGCGGGCGAGGAACAGGGCCTCTTTTACGTGGACATCGACCCGGCTGAGGCCCTAGCAATCCGGGGGCCGATTCCCGTCTTTAATGACCGGCGCCCAGACCTGTACGAATAGAAAGGAAGCAAGAACATGGAATTTCCGGAATCAGAACTACTGCAGGGCTTACCCAAACAATTCTTCGCTAACTTAGTGGCCAAGGTCAACGCTAAGGTGGCGACGGGGGCGGACGTAATTAACCTAGGCCAGGGGAACCCCGATAAGCCAACCCCTGATTACATTGTGGCCGCCACCCAAAAGTGGGTTGCCGACCCGGCCACCCATAAGTACTCCCTCTTCCGGGGACTGCCCGCTTTTAAGAAGGCGGCAGCCGACTTCTACCAAGAAAAGTATGGGGCTGACTTCGACCCGGAAACGGAAGTGGCCATTTTGGGGGGTTCTAAGATCGGGTTGGTCGAACTACCCTGGGCGCTAATGAACCCCGGGGAGACCTTCTTGTTGCCGGACCCGGGCTACCCGGATTACTTATCGGGGGCGGCACTGGGCAAGGTCAAGTTTGAAACTTACCCACTCCTAGAGGAAAACAACTTCCTACCGGACCTAGCTAAGATTCCCGCGGAGGTGGCCAAGCGGGCTAAGTTCATCTACGTTAACTACCCGAACAACCCAACCGGGGTGGTGGCCACCCTTGATTTTTATGAGGAGTTAGTAGCCTGGGCCAAAAAATACCAGGTTGGCGTGGTCTCCGACTTT
The nucleotide sequence above comes from Limosilactobacillus fermentum. Encoded proteins:
- the hprK gene encoding HPr(Ser) kinase/phosphatase, encoding MPNVDSVTVADLAQNVRLTVLQGEDYLNRQITTSDICRPSLEFAGYFKHYPAMRIQLLGITETSFAKEVPADKRREYIERMCTSQTPCFVVSTDLPVMDELKTAAEKAHIPILGTPLTSSRILGNMTSYLVGRLAPRESLHGVLVDISGVGVLITGDSGVGKSETALELVRRGHRLVADDRVEVYARDEQTLVGAAPAILQHLMEIRGIGIIDVMTLYGSGAVLPQDTIDFIVHLEIWTPDSQFDRLGDQGDTQFIQDVAIPKVSVPVKTGRNLAIIIESAAMNFRAQTMGYDATKTFDENLNRLIQQNSERDRKEAEND
- the lgt gene encoding prolipoprotein diacylglyceryl transferase, which produces MTKIVLRALNPIALQFGPFTVHWYGVIIASGVVLALWLSIREGARLGLNEDVFYDYLLCALPVAIICARTYYVTFEWQYYSAHPSEIIAIWDGGIAIYGAIIGGFLTMAIFCHYRHVNMWTLLDVVAPTVIMAQGIGRWGNFMNQEAFGVITTRAALVAQHLPNWIIQQMYIGGHYRVPTFLYESLGDLVGFALLMLLRHRHHLFKRGEVFLAYVSWYACVRMVVEGMRTDSLMLGGLRVSQWLSVIFLVVAVCTFIYRRRHQADLPWYTSLFVPEGSQKS
- a CDS encoding NAD(P)H-dependent glycerol-3-phosphate dehydrogenase, which gives rise to MMKKVAVLGAGSWGSVLANLLVENGHQVMLWSRNQAQVDQLNQEHKNPHYMKDFTYNEGLVATSDMQAAVSGAAVILMVIPTKGVRQVAGQLAELLNGVTPAPLLVHATKGLEQNTYKRVSEMLAEEIPAASRRGIVVLSGPSHAEDVAIKDVTAVTAACGDLACAKEIQELFSNHYFRVYTNDDVIGAEFGAALKNIIALGSGALSGLGYHDNARAALITRGLAEIRRLGVAFGADPMTFIGLSGVGDLVVTATSKNSRNWRAGYQLGQGQKLADVVENMGMVIEGVATTKAAYELAQKRHVQMPITAALYRVLYEDEDIKSAIDGLMEREVTSEKE
- the galU gene encoding UTP--glucose-1-phosphate uridylyltransferase GalU, with the protein product MKQVRKAIIPAAGLGTRFLPATKALAKEMLPIVDKPTIQFIVEEARKSGIEDIVVVDGKNKRSIEDHFDSNPELEDNLRDKHKDEMLKLVQETTDINIYFIRQSHPRGLGDAVLTARDFIGDEPFVVMLGDDLNNINGDAEPLTKELINSYEETGASTLAVMRVPHEDTAKYGVINPSKEVMPGLYNVTSFVEKPEPKDAPSDLAIIGRYVFTPEIFDVLAKTKPGKGNEIQLTDAINTLNKTQRVFAHEYKGHRYDVGNKFGWIETNIEYGLKHPETKDELREYIKDLGVKFAAEDKKKPAK
- a CDS encoding carbon-nitrogen family hydrolase produces the protein MRVAIDQLDVALARPDQNFAQVAADVKEAAKAGADVIVIPEMWNTGYALDQLGDLADLDGQRTKQTLARLARDNQINIVGGSVAIKRGKRFYNTTYVYDRTGQLVGDYDKVHLFGLMNEGEFISAGHAPNRFALDGVKAASAICYDLRFPEWLRTISKGGSQILFLPAQWPVQRIDQWRILLQARAIENQCFVVAVNRVGDDAANHFGGNSMVIDPVGKVLFEAGEEQGLFYVDIDPAEALAIRGPIPVFNDRRPDLYE
- a CDS encoding pyridoxal phosphate-dependent aminotransferase is translated as MEFPESELLQGLPKQFFANLVAKVNAKVATGADVINLGQGNPDKPTPDYIVAATQKWVADPATHKYSLFRGLPAFKKAAADFYQEKYGADFDPETEVAILGGSKIGLVELPWALMNPGETFLLPDPGYPDYLSGAALGKVKFETYPLLEENNFLPDLAKIPAEVAKRAKFIYVNYPNNPTGVVATLDFYEELVAWAKKYQVGVVSDFAYGAIGFDGQAPVSFMQTPGAKEVGIEFYTYSKTFNMAGWRVAFAVGNADIIEALNLIQDHLFVSLFPALQYAAINALTDPRRDAAIQEIVDRYQARRDAFIEAAQKIGWRPIIPGGTFYAYMPTPAGYTSEAFADLLLEKAAVAVAPANGFGKNGEGYVRIGLLIEPARLVEAVERIGNLHLFD